In a single window of the Gossypium hirsutum isolate 1008001.06 chromosome A13, Gossypium_hirsutum_v2.1, whole genome shotgun sequence genome:
- the LOC107893337 gene encoding glycylpeptide N-tetradecanoyltransferase 1 produces the protein MTDGNPPPGSSKENPDPNPEANPFSNDDSSLESIVRRFQDSMSSVKRHKFWETQPVGQFKDVGDTSLPDGSIELPTPLSEVKQEPYNLPSPYEWTTCDMDSEETCTEVYILLKNNYVEDDENLFRFNYSKEFLRWALRPPGYYKSWHIGVRAKASKKLVAFITGVPARIRVRNEIVKMAEINFLCVHKKLRSKRLAPVMIKEVTRRVHLENIWQAAYTAGVVLPTPITTCQYWHRSLNPKKLIEVGFSRLGARMTMSRTIKLYKLPDSPVTPGFRKMELRDVSAVTRLLRNYLSQFVVSPDFDENDVQHWLLPTEDVVDSYLVESPETHDITDFCSFYTLPSSILGNQNYSILKAAYSYYNVSTKTPLLQLMNDALIVANRKDFDVFNALDVMHNESFLKELKFGPGDGQLHYYLYNYRIRNALRPSELGLVLL, from the coding sequence ATGACTGATGGTAATCCACCACCCGGATCATCGAAAGAAAACCCGGATCCGAATCCTGAGGCTAACCCATTTTCCAATGATGATAGCTCATTAGAATCCATAGTTCGAAGGTTTCAGGATTCAATGTCCTCAGTAAAGAGGCAtaagttttgggaaactcagcCTGTTGGTCAATTTAAGGATGTTGGGGACACTAGTTTACCCGACGGATCTATCGAGCTGCCAACTCCTTTGTCCGAAGTCAAACAGGAACCTTATAACCTCCCGAGTCCGTATGAATGGACCACATGCGATATGGACTCGGAAGAGACTTGTACCGAGGTTTACATTCTTTTGAAGAACAACTATGTTGAAGATGATGAGAATTTGTTTAGGTTCAATTATTCCAAGGAGTTTCTTAGGTGGGCTTTACGTCCTCCTGGTTATTACAAGAGCTGGCACATTGGTGTCCGAGCTAAGGCTTCGAAGAAGCTTGTTGCTTTCATTACTGGCGTCCCTGCTAGGATAAGGGTGCGTAATGAGATTGTGAAGATGGCTGAGATCAATTTCTTATGTGTTCATAAAAAGCTGAGATCAAAAAGACTTGCACCAGTGATGATTAAGGAGGTTACTAGGAGAGTTCATTTGGAGAATATTTGGCAGGCAGCTTATACAGCCGGAGTTGTTCTTCCGACACCGATTACTACTTGCCAGTACTGGCATAGGTCATTGAACCCCAAGAAGCTTATTGAAGTTGGCTTTTCGAGGCTCGGGGCTCGGATGACTATGAGTCGAACTATTAAACTTTATAAGTTGCCTGATTCTCCTGTCACCCCTGGATTCAGAAAAATGGAGCTTCGTGATGTCTCGGCTGTTACTAGGTTGCTCAGAAACTACTTGAGTCAGTTCGTTGTCTCTCCagattttgatgagaatgatgtGCAACACTGGCTTCTTCCTACGGAAGATGTCGTGGACAGTTACTTAGTAGAGAGCCCAGAGACACATGACATAACTGACTTCTGCAGTTTCTACACACTGCCATCATCAATACTCGGCAACCAAAACTATTCGATTTTGAAAGCTGCCTACTCTTACTATAATGTCTCCACAAAGACTCCGCTGCTTCAGTTGATGAATGATGCACTCATCGTTGCTAACCGAAAGGATTTTGACGTTTTCAACGCGCTGGATGTCATGCACAATGAATCTTTCCTCAAAGAACTAAAATTCGGACCAGGTGATGGGCAACTTCACTACTACTTGTATAATTATCGGATACGAAATGCTTTGAGACCATCAGAGCTCGGTCTTGTACTCCTATAG
- the LOC107893336 gene encoding casein kinase 1-like protein 1 — MEPRVGNKFRLGRKIGSGSFGEIYLGTNIQTNEEVAIKLENVKTKHPQLLYESKLYRILQGGTGIPNVRWFGVEGDYNVMVMDLLGPSLEDLFNFCSRKLSLKSVLMLADQMINRVEFVHSKSFLHRDIKPDNFIMGLGRRANQVYMIDFGLAKKYRDSSHQHIPYRENKNLTGTARYASMNTHLGIEQSRRDDLESLGYVLMYFLRGSLPWQGLKAGTKKQKYEKISEKKVSTSIEALCRGYPTEFASYFHYCRSLRFDDKPDYSYLKRIFRDLFIREGFQFDYVFDWTILKYQQSQLTTPPARALGPGAGTSAAMPPAFANADRQAAGDNLRAAGLSSMNSSRRKTSGPLNSGSHAKQKGPVANDPAITKDAMYMGQSGGSSSRHIAGSREAFAGSEADPQRSRTTDASHGGLNRNSSRQSPVESSDPKRASSMRNTSHAKNYEAALKGMEGLQFGSDERIHY, encoded by the exons GAAAATGTGAAGACAAAGCATCCTCAATTGTTATATGAATCGAAGTTATACAGGATCCTGCAGGGAGGAA CTGGGATTCCAAATGTTAGATGGTTTGGAGTTGAGGGAGACTATAATGTTATGGTTATGGATTTACTTGGACCTAGTCTTGAAGATCTATTTAATTTCTGCAGTAGGAAACTCTCATTGAAGTCAGTTCTCATGCTTGCTGATCAAATG aTCAATCGTGTTGAATTtgttcattcaaaatcatttctACATCGGGATATCAAGCCAGACAATTTTATTATGGGCTTGGGAAGGCGTGCAAATCAG gtctATATGATTGACTTTGGTCTTGCTAAGAAATATAGAGACAGTTCACATCAACACATTCCTTACAG GGAGAATAAGAATCTGACTGGAACTGCAAGATATGCAAGCATGAACACACACTTGGGCATCG AGCAAAGCCGTAGGGATGATTTGGAGTCTCTTGGATACGTGCTTATGTACTTCCTAAGAGGAAG TCTTCCTTGGCAAGGTCTGAAAGCTGGAACAAAGAAAcagaagtatgagaaaattagTGAGAAGAAGGTTTCTACTTCAATTGAG GCCTTATGTCGAGGTTATCCAACAGAATTTGCATCATACTTCCATTATTGCCGTTCACTAAGATTTGATGATAAGCCAGACTATTCTTATCTCAAAAGAATCTTTCGTGATCTCTTTATTCGTGAAG GCTTCCAGTTCGATTATGTCTTTGATTGGACCATTTTGAAGTATCAGCAATCACAGCTGACCACTCCTCCAGCTCGAGCCCTT GGCCCCGGTGCTGGAACAAGTGCTGCCATGCCCCCTGCTTTTGCCAATGCTGACCGACAAGCAG CCGGTGATAACCTGCGAGCAGCTGGTTTGTCATCTATGAATTCATCTCGGCGGAAAACATCAGGACCCTTGAATTCCGGAAGTCACGCAAAGCAGAAAGGTCCAGTTGCAAATGATCCTGCAATTACTAAAGACGCtatg TATATGGGGCAATCCGGTGGATCCTCTTCAAGGCACATTGCTGGTAGCCGTGAAGCTTTTGCTGGTAGCGAGGCCGACCCCCAACGTTCTCGTACAACCGATGCTAGCCATGGAGGTTTGAACAGAAACTCAAGCCGACAAAGCCCCGTTGAATCTTCTGACCCTAAGCGGGCCTCGTCCATGAGAAACACCTCTCATGCCAAGAACTACGAAGCTGCCCTCAAAGGTATGGAGGGCCTGCAGTTCGGAAGTGACGAGAGAATCCATTATTAA